AAGGGCCCGCCCGAGGTCATGATGCTGACCAGATCGAAGCTGCGCAGCGCGCCGATCACGGTCATCACCACCGCGATGAATGTGGCCGGGCGCAGCTGCGGCAGGACCACATGCCACAGCATCCGCCAGCCCTTGGCGCCGTCCAGGCGCGCGGCCTCGATCTGGTCGGGGGCGACGGCATTGAGGCCGGTCAGATAGAGGATCATGCAATAGGCGATCTGCGGCCAGAGGCCTGCCGCGATGATGCCGTAGGTGACGTAATCCTCCTCGGCCAGGATGGCCACGCCGCGCCCGGTCAGCCATTCGATCATCGCATAGAGCAGCCCGAAGCCCGGTGCGTAGAACCAGGAAAAGATCAGCCCCACGACCACCTGGCTGATGACGAAGGGAAAGAAGAACAGCGACTTGTAGATGCGGATGCCGCGCACGGTCTGGTTCAGGAACAGCGCGATCATCAGCCCCGCCGGCACCGCCAGCATATAGAGGACCAGCCAGATCACGTTGTTCTTCAGGCTGGTATAGAAGGCGTCGTCCCACCACAGCTCGGAATAGTTGGCCAGCCCGATCCAGCGCATCTGGCCCAGCCCGTCCCAGTCATGGAAGGACACCCAGACCGACTGGACGATCGGGATCAGCACATAGATCAGGAACATCGCCATGCCCGGCGCCAGAAACAGCCACGGCGTCAGGGTCTTGCGGGTCCGGCGGGCGCGCGGCGGGGCGGGGTCATGGGGCAGGGCGGTCATCGGACGCTCCGGGTCGGGCCAAGGTGATGCGGGCCGGGGGGATGCGGGCCGTGAGTGGCCCGCATCCGGCGCCTACTGGGCGGTGGCGTAGATGCGCTGGCGCTGGCGCTCCAGCCGGTCCAGGATCTGGTCCAGACGCTCCGGGCGGACCAGGAACTCCTGGAAGCCCTCCATCCCGGCCTTGGCCATCTCGGCGGGGGCGTCGCGGTCGAAGAACTGCGCGATGCCGCCCTCGGCGGTGGACAGCATCTCGAACCCGGCCTGCAGGAAGGGATCGTCGCCGACGCTGGCCTCGGAATTGACCGGCAGCTGGCCCAGCATGTCATTCATCTTGGTCTGCACGTTGGCGCGGGCCAGATAGGTCAGGAACAGCTTGGCATCATCGGGGTTGCGGGCGCCTGCGGGGATGTGGACGGTCTCGGTCGGGGCCTCCTCGGCGCGGGGGATGTCCGCGTTGATCGTGGGGAAGGACATGAAGCCCAGATTGTCATCCGTCATGCCCCCGTCGCGGAATGCCGCCACGGCAAAATTGCCCATGACGTAATGCGCGGCCCGGCCCTGGACCATCAGCGCCACCGCATCCTGCCAGTCGATGGCGGCATGGTTGGCGGTGATGAAGGGGGCGATGCGGCCCATCTCGGCAAAGACGGCGCGCACGCTGTCATCGGTCCAGGGGATTTCCCCGTTGGTCAGCTGCATGTGCCAGTCATAGCCGTTCGTGCGCAGCGACAGATAATCGAACAGCCCCGCCACCGGCCACAGCGCCTTGCTGCCCGTGGTCAGGCAGTCGATGCCCGCGGCCTGGAAGGTTTCGCAATTGGCCAGGAAACCGTCCCAATCGGTGGCAGGCTCGGCGATGCCCGCGGCCTCATAGGCGTCGCGGTTGTAATACACGCCCCACTGGTAATAGCTGTAGGGCATTCCCCATTGCTTGCCGTCGAAGGTGACCGAGCTTTCGGCCGAGGCCAGGTTCTCGCCCACGCCCTCGGCCGCCCAGACATCCGAGATGTCCATCAGCTGGCCCGCATCGACGAAAGGCTTCATGCGGTTGCCCGCGAACCAGGTGATCAGGTCGGGTGGATCGGCGGTCAGGAAGTTGCGGATCGCGGTCTTGAAGCCCTCGTGGTCGAAGGTGTTGATCTCGACCCGGATCTCGGGGTGCTCGGCCATGAAATCGGCGGCCAGCGTCTCGAACATCTGGCGCGGCGCGGGGTCCGAGGCATTGGTGTTGAAGGTCAGCACGCGGTCCTGCGCCAGCGCCGGCGCGGCGCTGGCCAGAAGCGCGGCAAGCGCCAGGGCCTTCCGTGATGTCAGCATGTCGTTCCTCCCTGCGTTGTTCCATATTTTGAAACCGTGTTTTGAATATTGAAACTATGTGGCGAATCGCCTAGCCTGTCAACAACGAGGGGAGGGCCGTTCGGCATGACAGGGCGCGAGACGAGCGACGGCACGGTGGGGCGCACCCTGGCGGTGCTGGACCTGGTGGCGGGGTTCGGGCGGCCGGTGCGGTTCGCCGAGCTGCTGCCGGTGGCGGGGCTGCCCAAGGCGACGCTCTATCGGTTTCTGCAGGCGCTGACGCATCAGGACATGCTGGCCTTCGACGAGGCGCATCAGACCTATGCGCCGGGCATGCGGCTGGTCCGGCTGGCCCATTCGGCCTGGGCGCAGTCTAGCCTGGCGCCGGTGGCGCGCGCGGTCCTGGACGAGCTGGCCGAGGCCTTGGGCCAGACGATCCACCTGGCCCAGCTGGACAATGGCGCGGTCCTCTATGTCGACAAGCGCAACGCCAAGCTGCCGGTCGAGATGTTCGCCCAATCGGGCAAGGTGGGCCCCGCCTATTGCACGGGCGTCGGCAAGGCCATGCTGGCCCATCTGCCCGAGGATCGGCTGGCCGCCGCCATCGACCGCCAGTCCTTTCACCGCCACACGCCCAGCACCCTGACCGACCCGGCCGCGCTGCGTGCCGATCTGGCCCGCATCCGCGCGCGCGGCTATGCGCTGGATGACGAGGAACACGAGGCCGGCATCGCCTGCATCGCCGCCCCCGACAGGACCGGGGCGGGTGCTGGGGGCGATCTCGGTCACGACCACCACGGCGAGTACGCCGCGCGACCGCCTGCTGGCCCTGGCCGGTCCCGTCCGCGACGCCGCCGCCCGCATCGCCCAGGCCGCCGAGGCGTGGCGGTTTCCCGAACACAGATCCGCATGAGGTTGCCCATGTCCGGCGTCCAGCTGAACCGCGTCACCAAGGATTTCGGCCCCGTCCGGGTGATCCACGGCGTCGACCTTGCCATCGAGCAGGGGGAATTCTGCGTCTTCGTCGGCCCCTCGGGCTGCGGGAAATCCACCCTGCTGCGCATGATCGCGGGGCTGGAGGAGACCAGCGCCGGCCAGGTCCGCATCGAGGGCGCCGACGTCACCCATGCCGAACCCGCCGACCGGGGCGTGGCGATGGTGTTCCAGACCTATGCGCTTTATCCCCACATGACGGTGGCCCAGAACATGGGCTTCGGCCTGAAGATGAACGGCCATCCCAAGGCCCAGATCGCCGCCAAGGTGGCCGAGGCCGCCCGCATCCTGAAGCTGGACCCGCTGCTGGACCGCAAGCCTGCCAACCTGTCCGGCGGCCAGCGCCAGCGCGTTGCGATCGGGCGGGCCATCGTGCGCGGCCCCAAGGTCTTCCTGTTCGACGAGCCGCTGTCGAACCTCGATGCCGAGCTGCGCGTGGAAATGCGGGCCGAGATCGCGCGCCTGCACCGCGAGATCAAGGCCACGATGATCTATGTCACCCATGACCAGGTCGAGGCGATGACCATGGCCGACAAGATCGTGGTCCTGCGTGCCGGCCGGATCGAGCAGGTGGGCGCGCCCATGGACCTCTATGACGATCCCGACAACCGCTTCGTCGCGGGCTTCATCGGCAGCCCGGCGATGAATTTCCTGGCCGGTCGGGTGCAGGGCGGGCAGGTCGTGACGCCTGCCTTCGACACGCCCATCCCCGCAGCCAGCCCCGCCCTGACGGATGGCCGCGCGGTCGAGATCGGGCTGCGCCCCGTTGCGCTGACCATCACGCCCGACGGCCCCTTCCGGGTCGAGCTGGCCGAGAATCTGGGTGGCACGACATTCGCCCATCTGCGCGCGCCCTCGGGCGAGAAGCTGATCGTCCAGACCGGCCAGCGGCTGGACCCGGCGGGCGGCGGCAGTCTGGGGCTGGCCTTCGATCCGGCGCATGCCTTCTTCTTCGACGCCCAGACCGGGCAGCGCCTCAGATGAGCCTGCGCCTCGGCCTCGTGGGCCTGGGCACCATCGCCCGCGCCCAGCACCTGCCCGCCATCGCCGCGACGGATGGGCTGACCCTGACCGCCATCGCCAGCCGCAACGCGACGCTGGCCGGCGTCGCCAACCATACCGACCTGGCCCAGATGCTGGGCGATGTGGATGCGGTGACGCTCTGCACGCCGCCGCAGGGGCGGTTCGATCAGGCCATGGCCGTGCTGCGCGCGGGCCGCCACCTGATGCTGGAAAAACCCCCCGGTGCCGCCCTGTCGGAAATGGCGCTGCTGGAGGCCGAGGCCGCGCGGCAGGGCGTCACCCTCCACGCCACCTGGCATTCGCGCGAGGCGGCGGCGGTCGAGGCCGCCCGCGACTGGCTGTCGCGCCGCAGCCTGCGCGCGACCCGCATCGACTGGCGCGAGGATGTGCGCCGCTGGCATCCGGGCCAGGACTGGATCTGGCAGCCGGGGGGGCTGGGCGTTTTCGATCCGGGCATCAACGCGCTGTCGATCCTGACCGCGCTGATGCCCGATGCGCGCTTGGTCGGGGCCGATCTGCACATCCCCGACAACCGCCAGACCCCCATCGCCGCCGATCTGACCTTGGATGCGGGCCATCCGGTCACGGCGCATTTCGACTGGCGCGAGACCGGCCCCCAGACCTGGCAGATCGCCTTCGAGACCGATGACGGCCCCGCGACCCTGTCCGAGGGCGGCGCCCGCTTCACCGCGCCGGGCATCGCTACGGGGGGCGAGGATCGCGAATATCCCCGCCTCTATGCCCGTTTCCGCGACCTGATCGCCACCGGGCACAGCGATTGCGACCTGGCGCCGCTGCGCCTTGTCGCCGATGCCTTCCTGACCGGCCGCCGCCACGCGGCCCCCGCCTTCGAGGACCACCCATGAAGATCACCGCCATCGAGACCTTCATCGTGCCGCCCCGCTGGTGCTTCGTGAAGATCAGCACCGACGCGGGCATCAGCGGTTGGGGCGAACCCGTGCTGGAGGGCCGCGCCGCCTCGGTCGCCGCCTGCGTCGAGGAACTGTCCGACTATCTGATCGGCCGCGACCCGCGCCTGATCCAGGACCATTGGACGGTGATGTATCGCGCGGGCTTCTATCGCGGTGGCGGCATCCACATGTCGGCCATCGCGGGGCTGGACCAGGCGCTGTGGGACATCAAGGGCCGCGATCTGGGCGTGCCGGTCCATGCCCTGCTGGGCGGCCAGCAGCGCGACCGCATCCGCGTCTATAGCT
This portion of the Paracoccus aestuarii genome encodes:
- a CDS encoding Gfo/Idh/MocA family protein produces the protein MSLRLGLVGLGTIARAQHLPAIAATDGLTLTAIASRNATLAGVANHTDLAQMLGDVDAVTLCTPPQGRFDQAMAVLRAGRHLMLEKPPGAALSEMALLEAEAARQGVTLHATWHSREAAAVEAARDWLSRRSLRATRIDWREDVRRWHPGQDWIWQPGGLGVFDPGINALSILTALMPDARLVGADLHIPDNRQTPIAADLTLDAGHPVTAHFDWRETGPQTWQIAFETDDGPATLSEGGARFTAPGIATGGEDREYPRLYARFRDLIATGHSDCDLAPLRLVADAFLTGRRHAAPAFEDHP
- a CDS encoding ABC transporter ATP-binding protein, with product MSGVQLNRVTKDFGPVRVIHGVDLAIEQGEFCVFVGPSGCGKSTLLRMIAGLEETSAGQVRIEGADVTHAEPADRGVAMVFQTYALYPHMTVAQNMGFGLKMNGHPKAQIAAKVAEAARILKLDPLLDRKPANLSGGQRQRVAIGRAIVRGPKVFLFDEPLSNLDAELRVEMRAEIARLHREIKATMIYVTHDQVEAMTMADKIVVLRAGRIEQVGAPMDLYDDPDNRFVAGFIGSPAMNFLAGRVQGGQVVTPAFDTPIPAASPALTDGRAVEIGLRPVALTITPDGPFRVELAENLGGTTFAHLRAPSGEKLIVQTGQRLDPAGGGSLGLAFDPAHAFFFDAQTGQRLR
- a CDS encoding ABC transporter substrate-binding protein; its protein translation is MLTSRKALALAALLASAAPALAQDRVLTFNTNASDPAPRQMFETLAADFMAEHPEIRVEINTFDHEGFKTAIRNFLTADPPDLITWFAGNRMKPFVDAGQLMDISDVWAAEGVGENLASAESSVTFDGKQWGMPYSYYQWGVYYNRDAYEAAGIAEPATDWDGFLANCETFQAAGIDCLTTGSKALWPVAGLFDYLSLRTNGYDWHMQLTNGEIPWTDDSVRAVFAEMGRIAPFITANHAAIDWQDAVALMVQGRAAHYVMGNFAVAAFRDGGMTDDNLGFMSFPTINADIPRAEEAPTETVHIPAGARNPDDAKLFLTYLARANVQTKMNDMLGQLPVNSEASVGDDPFLQAGFEMLSTAEGGIAQFFDRDAPAEMAKAGMEGFQEFLVRPERLDQILDRLERQRQRIYATAQ
- a CDS encoding carbohydrate ABC transporter permease, whose protein sequence is MTALPHDPAPPRARRTRKTLTPWLFLAPGMAMFLIYVLIPIVQSVWVSFHDWDGLGQMRWIGLANYSELWWDDAFYTSLKNNVIWLVLYMLAVPAGLMIALFLNQTVRGIRIYKSLFFFPFVISQVVVGLIFSWFYAPGFGLLYAMIEWLTGRGVAILAEEDYVTYGIIAAGLWPQIAYCMILYLTGLNAVAPDQIEAARLDGAKGWRMLWHVVLPQLRPATFIAVVMTVIGALRSFDLVSIMTSGGPFGSSRVLSYYMYEQALSEYGYRMGYGAAIAVVLFGIMMIFISGFIWKMWRDEKGL